The Nicotiana tomentosiformis chromosome 9, ASM39032v3, whole genome shotgun sequence genome contains the following window.
CCTCAAGTATTGGACTGATTTGCTGCCAATGATGACTGTTGATCACGCTTCTGACTTTCTGCCTACATATAAAAACACCCTTTATATACTTTGGGATTTTTCATCTGTTTCCTTGCCTTATTGGTTATTTGCATTATCCCTGGAGTTTTTTTTGCTTTCACTAAGGTACTAGCTGCTTACTATAATTGTGCATACAAttatattttagttttttttttagaaaaaatggGAATTGTTTTTGTTTCCATTTTAGTCTTCAAGCTTTCTATTTATAGCTTTCAAGTTTAATGCAAATTGAACACACTCTAGTTCCTAGGTTCTGTCGTATAAtgacaagaatttaagttatacaCATTGAGAGCGTAAAGATTTTTTACTCAATCAGTGTAACTTGACCTATTACAGTCGGTAATTAGTTACCAATTTATCAGGTTACCGCATAAAGATTTGTCTGGAATTATCTTATAAGTAACGTGATTGTATAAGTATTTTTTACTGTCTGTATGTAGAACTTAAACTCTCATGACTTATTTTGCGCGGATTCTCCAAAATGTTGTCGCACCCGTatcagatcctccaaaaatacattACTTTTACAGGATCTGGCACGCATCCAACGacattttcggagagtccgaATAATATAACTCATGACAAAGCATGATCAATGATAGGAACTAGTAAATAATGGAGTATTTTGCTTTATTATCAACCTAAAACCATACATTTTGATTGAATAGAACCAGATGGAGTTAGTTGTTAAAGGGTGTAAAGAGGGTAATATTAAAATAGAttaaaaaaattgagaaaaacttTCTTCTAATTGTTTTCACCTTTCTGCTACGTAGAGCTCAAGAACTCGTGGACAGCATGGGAATCAAACTTTTACTTGCAGCATTACTAATATGGGATTGCATAACCTGTGCTTTTGGCTTCAATGTATCTGCTGATAATATGATAAGGATTGGATTAAAGCGACGACCTTTGGATCTTTATAGCGTAAAAAGTGCAAGAATCTATGCTAAAGATCATCATAAAAAAGGTTCAAATAGGAACTTTGCTGCACTTAAAGATGAAATAGTTTATCTGAAGAACTACATGGACGTTCAGTATTTCGCAGAGATTGGTATAGGTTCACCTCCTCAGAACTTTGCTGTTGTGTTTGATACTGGTAGTTCCAATCTTTGGGTCCCGTCTTCAAAATGTATCTTCTCTGTAAGTCTTGTGAAAATGTGGGGATATACTTTTCATAACTAGAAATTTCCTTTTATGATCATACTTTTTGGTGCAGATTGCTTGTTATCTTCGTTCGAGATACAGATCAAGACTATCCACTACATACACAAAAATTGGTAGTTAGCCAATGGACTTAAAAACTTCTATTTTTGATTGAATGTCATGGATTTCAATGAAATCCTTTATAATATGTTTACGTTTGCGCCCTTTACTATAGGAAAATCTTGCAAAATCCCTTTTGGAACAAGATCAGTGCGCGGATTTTTCAGCCAAGACAATACTAAAGTTGGGAATGCTGTTATAAAGCAGCAGGTGCAATCTATATTCTTTGCAGCTGAAGTTTTACATATATTTTCAATGTTACATGTTGAAATAAGAATCTGTCAGGTTTTTACTGAGGTAACGCGCGAAGGATTTTTCACATTCTTGCGTGCACGGTATGATGGAGTACTAGGACTAGGATTTCAGGATGCTGCTGCAGGACGAGTAACGCCAGTATGGTAAATATATCTATCTGTTCATAGATTACTTACTTTTTCACATAATATTTACTGCTTGTCTCTAACTGAAAGCTGAATCACGAAGGGAAAACTACACAGTATAACCGCTCTCGAAAATAATAGTCTGccaaaatgtatattttttgtatattaatgtataatatacataCGTTATACAAATTTTTCGTATATTTGGCtagcgaatataattatttttggctgACCGACCAAATGTGTAACTTGCCCAATCGCGAACAATTTAAATCAATCTATATATTTTTACTTAGATCATGTGCAGTAATTTAGCACTAAAATTGCAGGTACAATATGTTGCTTCAGAGTATAGTTACTAAGCCAATCTTCTCGTTTTGGTTAAATCGAGATCCTAAATCTATTTTGGGGGGTGAAATTCTCTTTGGAGGTGTCGATTCGACACACTTCAGAGGTCAACATACTTATGTTCCTGTCGCTCAAAATGGTTACTGGGAGGTAAAAACTATATAGAGTATACATTATATTCATGTGTTTTAGAGTTTTCGTCTTATGATTTACTTAATCCCCTGATCATACTGAGTTTGTTACATATTCCAGATTGAAATAGGTGATCTTTTTATTGGTAACAATTCAACAGGTAATATATTCATATACAGATGTTCATTCACTTCATATCCAAAACAGACTATTGAGCACGCAACTGTTGTTTTTCTGTtttttccttaagattgttacaTAAATAGTCGTCAAATCCAATGTTTACATATTCTAGCCGATATATATTGTTTATACtttgttatatattttttatacatgaattatacattcTCTGACTATTTATAATTTAAGAAATTAGGCCGGCGGCAACTTTGGTTAATTCTTCTTTTTCGTTTCACAGGTCTTTGCAGAGGTGGTTGTCCGGCTATTGTGGATACGGGAACGTCTTTTCTAGCTGGTCCGACTGTATGTATTTCGACGATTGCTCCCTTTTTCTTCGTATTTTGCTAcgtttttctcttttcttaatcaTTTATGTGTGCTAAATTTCAGACTATTTTGACTCAAATAAATCATGCTATTGGAGCAGAAGGAATTGTTAGTATGGAATGTAAAACTGTTTTCTCAAATTATGGGAATTTGATTTGGGAAAACTTAATATCAGGGGTAAGTTCTTTTCCACTTCTCGTTGTTTTTCTATGCATAATATATAGTATGCGTCTGGAAAGAGAGCCTTGGCGTAGCCGGCAAAGTTACTGTCATGTAACCAGGAGGTcgcgggttcgagccgtggaaacagcctcttgcagaaatgcaggataAGGCTGCATACAATAGACCATTGTCATTCGGCCCTTCTCCCGACCCCGCGCATCTATAGCGGAAGCGTAATGCATAAGGATGCCCTTTATATTGTATGCGTCTAATGCTTTAACGTCTCACTCTTTGTTACTGCAGTTACAACCCGAAAGAATTTGCCACATGATTGGCCTCTGTAAACATAACGTCTCGTTCGATGAAAATGTACACAGCCACGAGCAGAAAATGGTAGTTAGAAGTTCAAAATTGGAGAAGCTACCAAATGATGAGAGTGCTTTATGTTCTTTCTGTGAGATGACAGTTTTCTGGATGCAAGTAGAATTTAGAAAAGAGAGAACAAAGGAAAAAGCATTTGAATATGTTAATCAGGTAAAGCCTTTGCTGAACATTGCTACAGTCTTGTTATCTCCAATACTAAATACCCTTTTATTCCACTTTATATGGCACAACTTCTATTTCGAGATATCCTAATTTATTTAATGGTTAGCTATAAGAATCTCACCAATTCAAGTTAGAGAACAATTAGATGTTTTCTTATCACACTAGCTTCCTATTTTTGTTTCTGTTGCTTCGGTTAATTTTTTATATTACTGCTTGCTGCTATTGCTTCTTTTTAATCAATAGGAGCTCCTGTGTCAATCACTTACATTCCCCTCGTTAGACCGTCTGTAGCACTCATAGCTACAGCCCTAACTCGATTATTTCCTAATAATTGTTGTACCTCACAAGCCACATTAATTGGTTGACCAAAACTATCTCGACCTTGAACTACCAGAGCGTTATAAATATTTGACACCTTGCCCAGGGAAAAGGCTACATCTAATACTAGATCGATGATTTGGACGACACGCCCCGGTTCTTTTTTCAAGAGTGGAAACCCCAGAACCAGAAGTAGTAGGATTGATTctcataataataaaataaataaatatgtcgAAATATTTTTGCAAACATTAAGGAATTCAAAATAAATGTCCACTAGCACGTtcattggaaacaacctctctatcctcacaaagtAGGGTTAAGGTGTGTGTATACTCTACTCTCCCCATACCTCACTTATGGCAGtacactgagtttgttgttgttgttgtttgtcaCACTAGCCATTCTTTAATGTATTATACTAGTGAATTTACCTTACTACATTTCTTAAGCAGTCAAACTACGTCACATAGAATGAGATGCAAAGAGTAAGAAAAATCTATACTTGTATTTAATGCCTCTTTTATTTTGTGTTGAAGCTGTGTGAGAAGCTTCCTGATCCGAGAGGAAAATCGTTTATCAACTGCGACGTCTTTTCCTTGCCACATATTACAATTACCATTGGGAATAAATCTTTCCCTCTTTCTCCAGATCAAGTAAGTTGTTACTACCAAACTTAACATGCTATTATTACATGTTGCACAAGCACTTCCTTTTATTCTTAGACGTCCGTTTTATGTTTTTGACAAAAGTGGGTTGCTCCAGTGGCGAGCATCCTCCACtcccaatcaagaggttgtgaattcgagtcaccccaagagcaaggtggggagttcttggagggagggagccgatggtctatcggaaactgcctctctaccctagggtaggggtaaggtctgcatacacattaccctccccataccccattagtgggattatgctggttcttgttgttgttgttgtccgtTTTCTGTTTTCTGTGGACTAACTTTCTGTGTGTATTTTGGTAATAGTATGTTATCAGAATCGAAAATAATCACGGTGCTCACTGTGTTAGTGGATTTACAGCTTTGGATGTGCATCCACGACGTCCCCTCTGGTAAAAAACAATTGTGTGGTGCGAGTTTATCTGCATGTTTTGACACCTTATCAGATCACTTGTACATGAAATAGACAAGAATGATTTTCAAAATTCTTGTTTGCAGGGTACTTGGAGATGTATTCTTGAGAGCATATCACACTGTTTTTGACTTTGGTAATCTACAAGTTGGATTTGCGGAAAGTGCTTAGATCAAAATTTCATAATTTGCTTGGTTTTCGTCgtagtccggcccttccccggacctgcacatagcgggagcttagtgcaccgggctgctctttttcttgattttcgtCGTTGATGTTGTCATGTAAGAGCAAGCTCTCCAGGTTTGCTTGGGGAAAGATTGGCAATTTGGAAGCACAAACTCTTAAGGAATTTGTTCTAGATGTTTGCTTTTTCAGTAGTTGGAATAATGCATAAAGAGGTTGTGTATAAAATTGCTTTAGTAATGAATATATTTGTAGCCCTACTTAGCACATGTTGAAATCTCTATCTACGATCAGATGGATCCTCTAAACTTCCATGTGATCACTTATCAAACAAGATATTTTTCCTATATTATGGCGACAAgtaggtgtgaggcactcccgagttccgtgattttagcacggtcgcttaacaattaatatttgGCTTAATTATATGATATTATTGCGTGTTTATGAACCTTTTATGCATTGTCGCTTTTATACcacttttatttattttgagccattttcagtatttatgaaatttatttgaacaagtcgcgatgtcacgCACTtgttgtttttgtacatattgcaaaTCACGTCACGTGAAACGTACCCGCGAtttacaatatatttattttattacttcGAAGTTGTAAGGTCAAATCACGCGAACGTGCACTCGAATTTGAAGTTACGTATCACggctatgccacgggaaccgacTCATAACCATGATAATTTATTtcattaatcgcgcctaaagcaaactactaTTGTTCATGAATTATTTCCCAAAAATACTTTGAGATTTGTTGTGAGGTTATTGATTATGACAAATAATTATTGTGGAAGACATGACGTACTCTAGTTATTAAGCTAATGGGCAAGTGAATATTTCTAAGGAAACTAAATCTCAAATTCAACCTTTTTTAAAAATCGATGGGTCCAATTAGTCTCGACCGCTCCTATAGTCTAATTATTATCGTGACAAAATTTAGCTAACACCAACCCTTTAACAAAATGTCTAGCAATCCCAATGGCCCAATGATCTTGTCTAACAGCCCATTTGCCTAATACAAAATTTTCATTATTCATTTTCTAAGAAGATTAAATCTTACTACAGTATATAAAAGGAAATCTTATCTAAATAATCTATCAATCAATTGCCTTGAATCACACAAAAGAAATCTGAAACATTAATCTAAAGCATGaagaaattacataaataatataatataacaaTTAACAACTCGTGGCATGGAAACATATATCATTCGCACAAAAGAACTAAACAAGAACTTAAAACATTTATTTAGACAGAAAATGAAGGAAGTGGCAAACTTTTAATGGAGTAAAACTTTCTTCATTGTATTAATAAAATATTCCAAGCGTTGAAGGCAGAAAACTACAAACAAGTACCTCTGACCGGAAACCTCGATGACGACCTCAACGGCAACCTCCGTTGGTGGTGTTTTGGGGTAAGTTTCAGCTGCTATTTTGTGAATTTTGCGGCTGTTATTGGGCAGTTTGGTGGCTGTTTTGTAGCTGATTTTCGCAGCTGATTTTGCTACGATTTTGGGGTGGATTTTGAGGTATTTTGGGGTGAGTTTTAGGTGCTGATTTTGGGGGGTTAGTTGTGGGAGGTTTGAGCTCGGTTTTGGGGCTGGTTCAGGGCTATTTCGCAGCTGTTTTTGCTGCACATTTGGGGTGGGATTTGAACAGAAATTTGTGGTGGTTTAATGCTATTTTTGTTGGGTTTGGAGTGTTGATTTTGGGACTATTTTAGGGTGGAAAAAGGGGCTGGTTTTGGGGTGATTTCATGGCTAAAAAGTTGGTGTTTTCAGCTTATTTCCATGGCTGGATATAGAGTTTATGGAGTAGTTTTGGGCTGGAGTTTTTGGTTGGTTTTATGGAATTTTTGTGGAGCTTGGTGGTGTCTTAACAATGGTGGAAATGGAGTGGatttgctgatttttgtgtggaGGAAGACGACCCAGGCCCCTCTTTCTTCATGTTCTCTATGTTTTTCTTCCCCTTCCCTCTAAAGTTGTTTCTACTTGGACACTCCATTTTAAGTCAATTCCATTTAAACACTTCAACCATATCTCAAATGTGTGACACAACTTAGTGATGTGGCATAGTATAGCATGTGTATTACATCATTTTCCAGAGCGTGAGAGATCAATATTCTTTTTCTTTAAAACTTTTTTCACTTTCTTTGTCCTCATATTCTTTGGCACACATCGTTCACGTCACCACCTTCCTCTCTCTTTCTCCCTCCACCACCATCGCCTTATTGTCTTAAATTTTATTGCCAGAAAAAATAGAGTTCGCCGAAAACCCCCCAAACATTTtattcttttttgtttctttttactTTCCTCAACTCATGTTCTTTCTTCTCCAATTAGCTAAAAGAAGggattttcaaccaaaaaaaaaaagaaaaaaaaaattgacataAAATTCTCCCTTTCCCATATCTGAAAATCAAAAAAGGATAGTTTGGGGGTGGAGGAACACTAATGGTGGTAGTTTACTTTTGGCATAATACATCGACAACCCTTTAAAGTTATCATTAATTTTTACTTAAATACTTCATTTTAAGTTCATTCCATTTGAACACTCTCAACCACAAGTCAAATATGTGATTTAAACACAATTTGGTGATGTGGCATAGTGTGTGTACCCACCTCTTTAGAGCGGGCGAGATGCTATTGTTATGGGTCCCAAAGAATAAATGTCaatagagaaaaaaaaataaagtaactTTCTTTCTCTCACCTCTCTGTCTTCTCATTCCACCATATCCTATCAATTAACACCATGTGAGCTTTGCCAAGTTTCACTGTAACACCCAAAACAACCATGTCCAACAACCCTTTTAAGTCTAAAAATGAGCAGCCCCAACACCACCAATTAACTCGCGCACAGAAGCACAAAAACATCATGTAAGCTAGACTCATCGCTATCTCCTCAgcccaaaaataacaaaaatcttGCGAGTTATCCAAAAGTAGCAAGAACAAGACAGAAAAACTTTGTTACCTCCATCTTCTCTTGAACAGTATTTGGATAATAGTAACAAAATTAAcactaagaagaagaaaaaatttgAATAATAATATTTCCGGTGAAACTTTATTTTTTCCGGCGTAGTTTTATTTTTCTCAACATTAACGAAATTAAACTGTGCGACTTGAATctgaagaaaaatcagatttgcATCTCAAAAAAGGGCGAAACTTTATTTGTCCTAGCGAATTTCCGTGAATCTAAAGAAGGAGAAAATCAGATTTGGATCTTTCAAAAAACAATCGGCCAAAGCTCCAAtgtgaagaaaaaaaagaaaacgaAGAAAGAAAGGACCAATTTTCTGGAGAAGAGTTGGTAAAAAATGGCTGAAAATTGATTTTGCCGGCATGGAATGGTCAATGGGGAAGATGACGACGGGTGGGTGGGGTTCTCAATTTTATATCCAATTGTTGATATCCAGTTTTGTTTTCATATTTtttaatagtatatatacttttaaaatatcattttgcatcattacttaaattacaagagttatacaagtattttctataatatttaaagctttaaaattaattttcttgcattttaattacttgaatatgaattaattaccccttaaaattattttgtgatgaattAATCATCCAGATTTATCATTTATACCCACATATATATTTTACAACATTTTTACTTCATTGCATAtgattacatttgcatttttaccTATTTACACAATTTTTGAAAGAATAGCCTACattctatacataattatatttattatattatttatgttggaacaatatttttatattttatataactttaagctattattttccagcattttactgcataaatagtattatttaatttttattaatcacttttataaattattgtttcataaatttcgtatatttaatttttatagcCCAATGAAGGGCTAATTTTCAGACCAAACAGACTCAAATCTATGGCCCAATCCCTTATCCCAAACCTAAAGACCCTTTTGATTCAACCCGGCCGTGACCCGTTAAACCAACCCGCCCCGCTCGATTTTtaatcttggtcgttgatctctcaagatcaacgacccacaactaCCCTACCACTTTTAATTACCCTACCACttttaattacccaaccccaaaccctaatccccattCTCCTAAAGACCGCTTCCCCCGTTTCCCTTGTCTTTCCTCCTCCCTCCTTCAGAAACCCTAGCCGTCTTCACCAACCTTCTCCGAATCTGATTAATATGGATTCCTGTCATGATTCACTTTTCTTTTATGGATTATCTCGTAGTTCTTTACAATATTATGGTATTACATAAAACGTTCCCTATTTTTGGCAAGCACCAATCTTCTGCATCAAGAGAAATCAAACTCACTCCTCAAGATTCAGATGATTTTTCGTCTATATACACTCATGGCAAGATTATATGGGTCTCATTTACCAAGTTTCTTGGCCAAACTAAGATTATGGGCAGAACTAGGGTTTGCCTGATTTTTCTCCTAATTTGGTTCTAAATCGATTTTGcatgtttttctttccttatttgtgtttgattgattatatttccttgtttgtttgttcAATTTTCATTACTATATAAACCCATCTCCCAACTACCCCAAGACGGATTCTAAATCTAAAAACTACTACTGTTCTGTTATTCTTTCTTATCCTATACTATTCTGAGGCTCAatcttttggccggctgaaagccaagaccACCAGAATTCAGTTCTCGAACCTTtcttagtgtgagcactgcctggGGTTCGTTcaaaacccttgggaactctaatGCACCGAGATTCTTGGGTTCTACTGCTCGTTTTGCTATTGACATTGAAGTGTTGCTGAAATTACTCCCTTTGTTACTTGTTCATCTGTAACTGGTAATGTAGCTACAACTCTTGCAATTTTATTTCTTTCCGTTTGAATTCATGCTCTTCATATCTATGTCTTTGAGATATTTTATGAACCAACATGCCATTATATGCTTTGAAGCTCTTCTTGAGGCTCTATACCTTCTAGTATCCCAACTTGCatatttgtttccttgattatgcCTTCTTAAGCTTGTTTGTTAATATATGTGCTCGAATGCTCATCACTATTTTCTATTCTGAGTTTGGTTTCTTGCCTTGTTTTGTA
Protein-coding sequences here:
- the LOC104108700 gene encoding cyprosin-like is translated as MMTVDHASDFLPTYKNTLYILWDFSSVSLPYWLFALSLEFFLLSLRAQELVDSMGIKLLLAALLIWDCITCAFGFNVSADNMIRIGLKRRPLDLYSVKSARIYAKDHHKKGSNRNFAALKDEIVYLKNYMDVQYFAEIGIGSPPQNFAVVFDTGSSNLWVPSSKCIFSIACYLRSRYRSRLSTTYTKIGKSCKIPFGTRSVRGFFSQDNTKVGNAVIKQQVFTEVTREGFFTFLRARYDGVLGLGFQDAAAGRVTPVWYNMLLQSIVTKPIFSFWLNRDPKSILGGEILFGGVDSTHFRGQHTYVPVAQNGYWEIEIGDLFIGNNSTGLCRGGCPAIVDTGTSFLAGPTTILTQINHAIGAEGIVSMECKTVFSNYGNLIWENLISGLQPERICHMIGLCKHNVSFDENVHSHEQKMVVRSSKLEKLPNDESALCSFCEMTVFWMQVEFRKERTKEKAFEYVNQLCEKLPDPRGKSFINCDVFSLPHITITIGNKSFPLSPDQYVIRIENNHGAHCVSGFTALDVHPRRPLWVLGDVFLRAYHTVFDFGNLQVGFAESA